From the genome of Deinococcus sp. AJ005, one region includes:
- a CDS encoding NADPH-dependent FMN reductase, translating to MLGLSGSLRAASVHTALLHAAAQTAPDGVTMELFDGLADLPHFNPDIEEQEIAAVSAFRAALNTADAVLIACPEYAHGLPGAFKNALDWVVGCGEMSEKPVLTLNASARSIHAPAQLAEVLRTMGARVLEGVLIEVPRQARDVLDVPGVAEALQEMWRSLFQTASGADALA from the coding sequence GTGCTGGGGTTGTCGGGCAGTTTGCGGGCGGCTTCGGTCCACACAGCGCTTTTGCACGCGGCGGCGCAAACGGCTCCAGACGGCGTGACAATGGAACTTTTCGACGGCCTGGCTGATCTTCCCCATTTCAATCCAGATATTGAAGAGCAGGAGATTGCTGCCGTCTCTGCCTTCCGCGCTGCCCTGAATACCGCCGACGCCGTGCTGATCGCCTGCCCGGAGTACGCGCATGGGCTGCCAGGGGCCTTCAAGAACGCGCTGGACTGGGTTGTGGGCTGTGGCGAAATGAGCGAGAAGCCTGTGCTGACGCTGAACGCCTCGGCCAGATCGATTCACGCCCCCGCACAACTGGCCGAAGTGCTGCGGACGATGGGCGCGCGGGTGCTGGAGGGCGTGCTGATCGAGGTGCCGCGTCAGGCCAGAGACGTGCTGGATGTGCCGGGAGTCGCTGAAGCTTTGCAGGAGATGTGGCGCAGCCTCTTCCAGACGGCCAGCGGGGCCGACGCTCTGGCCTGA
- the murG gene encoding undecaprenyldiphospho-muramoylpentapeptide beta-N-acetylglucosaminyltransferase, with the protein MALVVMATGGTGGHIYPAVATAHELISRGHAAMILGQRGGMEERIAADHGLLFQGVDAGKLARSGQGRPDPRELIRAGQGIAQARAVLSKLKPGAVVGYGGFASLPGVLAAQSLRIPTVLHEQNARLGLTQRLAVRQAKAVGTAYERVLGLDPRKATMVGMPVREERMDRMEALDRLKLRVGPLTILVMGGSQGSLFLNNNVPDTLRNILGTEGLLESGSAATTARIDLQFEAQDEGNLFRDLVSEAVGSEAIQVIHSTGPRWFPEVASRVQDMDWYHATGFVDAVAAWSAADLAITRAGTGTLAEAAFHGVPTIMVPLPESAENHQFHNASMVQEAGAGILVEQSRVNADLGAAVLQCSSPAARAEMRDAALGRSPVGAAGRFADLIEGKLR; encoded by the coding sequence ATGGCTCTGGTGGTGATGGCGACAGGTGGAACGGGCGGACACATTTACCCGGCGGTGGCAACCGCGCACGAACTCATTTCGCGCGGGCACGCGGCCATGATTCTGGGCCAGCGCGGCGGTATGGAGGAACGCATCGCCGCCGATCACGGCCTGCTGTTTCAGGGCGTGGACGCGGGCAAGCTGGCCCGCAGCGGGCAGGGCCGCCCAGACCCGCGCGAGCTGATCCGTGCCGGGCAGGGCATCGCTCAGGCGCGGGCCGTGCTGTCCAAGCTCAAGCCCGGCGCAGTGGTGGGCTACGGCGGCTTTGCCAGCCTGCCGGGGGTGCTGGCCGCCCAGAGTCTACGGATTCCCACCGTGCTGCACGAGCAGAACGCCCGCTTGGGCCTGACCCAACGGCTGGCGGTGCGGCAGGCAAAAGCAGTGGGGACAGCTTACGAGCGGGTGCTGGGCCTGGACCCCCGCAAGGCCACGATGGTGGGTATGCCCGTGCGCGAGGAACGCATGGACCGCATGGAAGCCCTGGACCGCCTGAAACTGCGCGTCGGCCCGCTGACGATTCTGGTGATGGGCGGCTCGCAGGGTTCGCTGTTCCTGAACAACAACGTGCCCGATACGCTGCGCAACATCCTGGGCACCGAGGGCCTGCTGGAAAGCGGCTCGGCGGCCACCACGGCCCGCATCGACCTGCAATTTGAAGCCCAGGACGAGGGCAACCTGTTCCGCGATCTGGTCTCGGAGGCGGTGGGCAGCGAGGCCATTCAGGTGATCCATTCCACCGGGCCGCGCTGGTTTCCAGAGGTCGCCTCGCGCGTGCAGGACATGGACTGGTACCACGCCACGGGCTTTGTGGACGCGGTGGCGGCGTGGTCTGCGGCGGACCTGGCGATCACGCGGGCGGGCACCGGCACGCTGGCCGAGGCGGCGTTTCATGGCGTGCCCACCATCATGGTGCCGCTGCCCGAATCGGCGGAGAACCACCAGTTCCACAACGCCAGCATGGTGCAGGAAGCCGGGGCCGGAATCCTGGTAGAACAGTCGCGCGTGAATGCGGATCTGGGGGCGGCAGTGTTACAGTGTTCCTCGCCCGCCGCCCGCGCCGAGATGCGCGACGCGGCCCTGGGACGCTCCCCGGTGGGCGCTGCCGGACGCTTCGCGGACCTAATCGAAGGCAAGTTGCGCTAA
- the murC gene encoding UDP-N-acetylmuramate--L-alanine ligase: MTDSSSSTPPLPPQMHYHLMGIGGIGMSAFARLLVARGAQVSGCDESVTELTAQLQAEGTPVDTGHAASHVTDQPHGKIDVLVASEAVPKDHPELVAARAAGIEVRPRMALLDELLRAGPSIGVIGTHGKTTTTSMIAVVLAGAGLDPSAFVGGIVPEFGSNARVGTGPFVAEVDESDRAFAELGSQTAVFTNAEDDHVGGNQATYWATVEEQHAGFARYVAQSGRVLLCADWPGLEELCVGAKEILSYGQAEGADYRAVNLRPDPDGTSFTILFRGETLGEARVGLPGLHNVLNALAALAVNHLYGGEFGPAAAALAAFGGPGRRWQRIGTLNGALVIDDYAHNATKVAAAVQAARQTGRRVRVVFQPHRYLRTQQSWPRLADALMDADEVLLLDIAAASETPIEGIHATLISDRMAGNGHAGVRYLPDRAEVLSVLRQSAQSGDIIVTMGAGDVWKLSRELVEPEVGEVSG, encoded by the coding sequence ATGACTGACTCTTCCTCCTCAACCCCACCCCTGCCGCCCCAGATGCACTACCACCTGATGGGCATCGGCGGCATCGGCATGAGCGCTTTTGCCCGCCTGCTGGTGGCGCGTGGCGCGCAGGTCAGCGGCTGCGACGAGTCCGTCACCGAACTGACCGCGCAGCTCCAGGCCGAGGGAACCCCCGTGGACACTGGCCACGCAGCATCACACGTCACCGATCAGCCCCATGGCAAAATCGACGTGCTGGTGGCCTCTGAAGCCGTGCCGAAAGACCACCCGGAACTGGTGGCCGCACGCGCTGCGGGCATTGAGGTCCGCCCGCGAATGGCGCTGCTGGACGAGCTGCTGCGCGCAGGACCGAGCATCGGTGTGATCGGCACGCATGGCAAGACCACCACCACCAGCATGATCGCCGTGGTGCTGGCCGGGGCTGGGCTGGACCCGTCGGCCTTTGTGGGCGGCATCGTGCCGGAATTTGGCAGCAATGCCCGCGTGGGTACTGGTCCCTTTGTGGCCGAGGTGGACGAGTCGGACCGCGCCTTTGCCGAACTGGGCAGCCAGACCGCCGTGTTCACCAACGCCGAGGATGATCATGTGGGCGGCAACCAAGCCACCTACTGGGCCACCGTGGAGGAACAGCACGCTGGATTCGCGCGGTATGTGGCGCAGTCCGGGCGCGTCCTGCTGTGCGCCGACTGGCCGGGACTGGAAGAGCTGTGCGTCGGGGCAAAAGAGATTCTCAGCTACGGACAGGCCGAAGGGGCCGATTACCGCGCCGTGAACCTGCGCCCGGACCCGGACGGCACATCATTCACCATTCTTTTCAGAGGCGAGACGCTGGGCGAGGCGCGCGTGGGTCTGCCGGGCCTGCATAATGTGCTGAACGCACTGGCGGCGCTGGCGGTCAACCACCTGTACGGCGGGGAGTTCGGGCCAGCCGCCGCCGCCCTGGCTGCCTTCGGTGGACCGGGCCGCCGCTGGCAGCGCATCGGCACGCTGAACGGGGCGCTGGTCATCGACGATTACGCGCACAACGCCACCAAAGTCGCCGCCGCCGTGCAGGCCGCGCGCCAGACCGGGCGGCGCGTGCGGGTGGTCTTCCAACCCCACCGCTATCTGCGAACCCAGCAGAGCTGGCCCCGGCTGGCCGACGCCCTGATGGACGCCGACGAGGTGCTGCTGCTGGACATCGCCGCCGCTTCCGAGACGCCCATCGAGGGCATCCACGCCACGCTGATCTCGGACCGCATGGCGGGGAACGGGCACGCGGGCGTGCGCTACCTGCCGGACCGCGCCGAGGTGCTGAGTGTGCTGCGCCAGTCGGCACAGTCCGGCGACATCATCGTGACGATGGGCGCGGGTGACGTCTGGAAGCTGTCGCGTGAGCTGGTAGAACCGGAAGTTGGCGAGGTGTCGGGGTGA
- a CDS encoding UDP-N-acetylmuramate dehydrogenase has translation MTADFQSKDFQSKTGARVERLPLARFTTLGVGGEAEVWFVANHEQLAEAMAAPYRILGGGSNLVIADEGVPERVIRLSGPLAERDLTTDAELSDGDAIVTGWVGGGVPLPGLIRALQKLGYSNLEGTVGIPAQVGGAVWMNAGTRYGEMFDGLHTLEIATPDGLKVVTPDDLRWGYRDSGIPRNHIVTRVRLKLQRSTPEEVLAKMTLADTARKGQPKMKTPGCAFKNPGGVGAGRLIDEAGLKGTRVGSALIAPEHANFIVNLGGATANDVHALLDLIRERVGVPLELEYELWPDDAQRQAVPASADTQWRAGTE, from the coding sequence GTGACCGCCGACTTCCAGAGCAAAGACTTCCAGAGCAAAACGGGCGCGCGGGTGGAACGCCTGCCGCTGGCCCGCTTCACGACGCTGGGCGTGGGCGGCGAGGCCGAGGTCTGGTTCGTCGCCAATCATGAGCAACTGGCCGAGGCGATGGCGGCTCCGTACCGCATCCTGGGCGGTGGCAGCAATCTGGTGATCGCCGACGAGGGTGTACCTGAACGTGTCATTCGCCTGAGCGGCCCACTGGCCGAGCGTGACCTGACGACGGACGCCGAACTGAGCGACGGAGACGCCATTGTGACCGGCTGGGTAGGCGGCGGCGTGCCCCTGCCCGGACTGATCCGCGCGCTGCAAAAGCTGGGCTACAGCAACCTGGAAGGCACCGTGGGCATTCCCGCACAGGTGGGCGGCGCGGTGTGGATGAACGCCGGAACCCGCTACGGCGAGATGTTCGACGGCCTGCACACGCTGGAAATTGCCACGCCGGACGGACTGAAGGTGGTCACCCCCGATGATCTGCGCTGGGGCTACCGCGACAGCGGGATTCCGCGCAACCACATCGTCACGCGAGTGCGCCTCAAGTTGCAGCGCAGCACCCCGGAAGAGGTGCTGGCGAAAATGACGCTGGCCGACACTGCCCGCAAGGGTCAGCCCAAGATGAAGACCCCTGGCTGCGCCTTCAAGAATCCTGGCGGCGTGGGCGCCGGGCGGCTGATTGACGAGGCCGGACTGAAGGGAACGCGGGTGGGGAGCGCCCTGATCGCCCCCGAACACGCCAACTTCATCGTGAATCTGGGCGGCGCAACCGCCAACGACGTTCACGCCCTGCTGGACCTGATCCGCGAGCGCGTGGGGGTGCCGCTGGAGCTGGAATACGAGCTGTGGCCGGACGACGCACAGAGACAGGCCGTGCCCGCCTCCGCAGATACGCAGTGGCGAGCGGGAACAGAGTGA
- a CDS encoding cell division protein FtsQ/DivIB, producing the protein MSAPVPSVSTVRPPSRRRWWWIGGGVVLAGALAASWFALPIRTVEVTGKQHLNAERVRELAGLTPDFGWLYYGAWRARGLLADPWVLSAAVTRRFPDTVTVQVNERRPVARWQKANGTVVGLALDSTVLPTTPEENAGLAALPLIQGWGPSRLGDALKVLGALGGYNVESVAYTPTGLRVKLPAGSVWSGDLKSLLKYAGSIGMYPKQNINIYPWGVSVQE; encoded by the coding sequence TTGAGCGCCCCGGTCCCCTCGGTCTCGACAGTGCGCCCGCCGTCCCGCCGCCGCTGGTGGTGGATCGGCGGCGGCGTCGTACTGGCCGGGGCACTGGCCGCAAGCTGGTTCGCGCTGCCCATCCGTACCGTCGAAGTGACGGGCAAGCAACACCTGAACGCCGAGCGGGTGCGTGAGCTGGCGGGCCTGACCCCGGACTTCGGCTGGCTGTACTACGGGGCGTGGCGGGCGCGCGGGTTGCTGGCTGATCCCTGGGTTCTCTCAGCGGCGGTCACGCGGCGTTTCCCTGACACGGTCACCGTGCAGGTCAACGAGCGCAGGCCAGTGGCACGCTGGCAGAAAGCAAACGGGACTGTGGTGGGTCTGGCGCTCGACAGCACCGTGCTGCCCACGACACCCGAGGAAAACGCCGGACTAGCCGCGCTTCCCCTCATCCAGGGCTGGGGGCCGTCCCGGCTGGGCGACGCCCTGAAGGTGTTGGGCGCTCTGGGCGGTTACAATGTAGAGTCGGTGGCCTACACGCCAACCGGACTCCGGGTTAAACTGCCCGCTGGGTCGGTCTGGAGCGGCGACCTCAAATCCTTACTGAAGTATGCTGGGAGTATCGGCATGTACCCAAAACAGAACATCAACATCTATCCCTGGGGGGTGAGCGTCCAGGAATGA
- the ftsA gene encoding cell division protein FtsA has protein sequence MRDNTIIVGLDIGTTKITTVIGEIGSGGGIDIIGEGSVPSEGMKRGSVVNLERATYAIKQSVLAAERVAGVKVSSVYVCVAGNHAKAITSHGLAAIRRNQEIGQPDVDRAIENARAVPLDPNLEIIHTLPQEYVVDGQEGIKSAVGMHGVRLEVDVHIVAGTAGPLLNLRRCVQEAGLQVEGFVLHVLASGLATLEALEQTQTVIVIDMGGGTTDIGVFKRGNLAHSATIPIGGEHVTADLAQILKIPMEEAENVKKRYGSALPDLADQDLTLEITTASGSTHAISAFELSRIIKPRLSEIFSMIREEIDHTLGPAELVAQGVVLTGGASLLRGTVELARDRFRLPVRIGRPRGIGGLTDIVGGPEHAASVGLVLYSLGENGRIPQIVFQEKEPEKASQPQDPIIKDATQPKPSPKPNPIPTKTTQPNAGSGLMSRVRNWLKEWT, from the coding sequence ATCAGGGACAACACCATCATCGTGGGCCTGGACATCGGGACCACCAAAATTACCACTGTCATCGGCGAGATCGGCTCGGGCGGCGGCATCGACATCATTGGCGAGGGCAGCGTGCCCAGCGAGGGCATGAAGCGCGGCAGCGTGGTCAACCTGGAACGCGCCACCTACGCCATCAAGCAATCTGTGCTGGCCGCCGAGCGGGTGGCCGGGGTCAAGGTCAGTAGCGTGTACGTCTGCGTTGCAGGTAACCACGCCAAGGCCATCACCAGCCACGGCCTGGCCGCCATCCGCCGCAACCAGGAAATCGGCCAACCGGACGTGGACCGCGCCATCGAAAACGCCCGCGCCGTGCCGCTGGACCCCAACCTCGAAATCATCCATACGTTGCCGCAGGAGTATGTGGTAGACGGGCAGGAAGGGATCAAGAGTGCGGTGGGCATGCACGGCGTGCGGCTGGAAGTCGACGTGCATATCGTGGCCGGGACCGCCGGGCCGCTGCTGAACCTGCGCCGCTGCGTGCAGGAAGCGGGGCTGCAAGTGGAGGGCTTCGTGCTGCACGTCCTGGCTTCCGGGCTGGCCACGCTGGAGGCGCTGGAACAGACCCAGACCGTCATCGTGATTGATATGGGCGGCGGCACCACCGATATCGGGGTGTTCAAGCGCGGCAATCTGGCGCACTCGGCCACCATTCCGATTGGCGGCGAACACGTCACGGCGGACCTGGCTCAGATCCTCAAGATTCCCATGGAGGAAGCCGAGAACGTCAAGAAGCGCTACGGTTCAGCCCTCCCTGATCTGGCCGATCAAGACCTAACACTGGAGATCACCACCGCGTCGGGCAGCACCCACGCCATCAGCGCCTTCGAGCTGTCGCGCATCATCAAACCGCGTCTCTCGGAAATCTTCTCGATGATCCGCGAGGAGATCGACCACACCCTCGGTCCCGCCGAACTGGTGGCTCAGGGCGTGGTTCTGACCGGCGGCGCGTCGCTGCTGCGCGGCACCGTGGAACTGGCCCGTGACCGCTTCCGCCTGCCCGTCCGCATCGGGCGTCCGCGCGGCATCGGCGGCCTGACCGATATCGTCGGCGGCCCCGAACATGCCGCCAGCGTGGGGCTGGTGCTGTATAGCCTGGGCGAGAACGGACGCATTCCGCAGATCGTGTTTCAGGAAAAGGAGCCGGAAAAGGCTTCTCAGCCACAGGACCCGATCATCAAGGATGCCACTCAGCCCAAACCCAGTCCCAAACCCAATCCCATTCCCACCAAGACCACGCAGCCGAACGCAGGTTCGGGCCTGATGAGCCGCGTGCGCAACTGGCTCAAGGAATGGACCTGA
- the ftsZ gene encoding cell division protein FtsZ has product MQAARIRVIGLGGAGNNAVNRMIESGLEGVEFIAGNTDAQVLAKSHAEIRIQLGDRLTRGLGAGADPDVGEKAALEDREHIKEYLGGTDMLFITAGMGGGTGTGSAPVVAQIAREMGILTVAIVTRPFRFEGPKRLRIAEEGISKLADAVDGMIVVDNEKLLTAVDKKVSFREAFLIADRVLYYGVKGISDVINVEGMINLDFADVRNLLSNSGTVLMGIGAGRGEKVSEEAAMSAIHSPLLERGIEGARRILVNVTGSYDLSMTDANDIVEKIRQATGFEDPDILFGITPDEAAGDEVRVTVIATGFNETPISIGSGPARSGIPETIRPVRGNGSSYDPKDYDIPAFLRNVERE; this is encoded by the coding sequence ATGCAAGCGGCCAGAATTCGCGTGATCGGCTTGGGCGGGGCAGGCAACAATGCCGTTAACCGCATGATTGAATCGGGACTCGAAGGCGTGGAATTTATCGCCGGGAACACGGACGCCCAGGTGCTGGCAAAAAGCCACGCCGAGATCCGTATTCAACTGGGTGACCGCCTGACGCGCGGCCTGGGCGCGGGCGCGGACCCGGACGTGGGCGAGAAGGCCGCGTTGGAAGACCGCGAACACATCAAGGAATACCTGGGCGGCACCGACATGCTGTTCATCACGGCGGGCATGGGCGGCGGCACCGGCACCGGCTCTGCGCCCGTGGTGGCCCAGATTGCCCGCGAGATGGGCATCCTGACGGTGGCCATCGTGACCCGCCCCTTCCGCTTTGAAGGCCCCAAGCGTCTGCGGATTGCCGAGGAAGGCATCAGCAAGCTGGCCGACGCGGTAGACGGCATGATCGTGGTGGACAACGAGAAGCTGCTGACTGCCGTGGACAAGAAAGTCTCCTTCCGCGAGGCGTTCCTGATCGCGGACCGCGTGCTGTACTACGGTGTCAAGGGCATCAGCGACGTGATCAACGTCGAGGGCATGATCAACCTCGACTTCGCGGACGTGCGTAACCTGCTGTCCAACAGCGGCACGGTCCTGATGGGCATCGGCGCGGGCCGGGGCGAGAAGGTGTCCGAGGAAGCCGCCATGAGCGCCATTCACAGTCCGCTGCTGGAACGCGGCATTGAGGGTGCGCGCCGCATTCTGGTCAACGTGACCGGCAGCTATGACCTGAGCATGACCGACGCGAACGACATCGTCGAGAAGATCCGTCAGGCCACCGGCTTCGAGGACCCCGACATCCTGTTCGGGATCACCCCGGATGAGGCTGCGGGCGACGAGGTCCGCGTGACCGTGATTGCCACTGGATTCAACGAAACGCCCATAAGCATCGGCAGCGGCCCCGCCCGCAGCGGCATTCCCGAGACCATCCGCCCCGTGCGCGGCAACGGCAGCAGCTACGATCCCAAGGATTACGACATCCCCGCCTTCCTGCGGAACGTCGAGCGCGAGTAA